From the Musa acuminata AAA Group cultivar baxijiao chromosome BXJ3-7, Cavendish_Baxijiao_AAA, whole genome shotgun sequence genome, one window contains:
- the LOC135642407 gene encoding uncharacterized protein LOC135642407 isoform X1 has protein sequence MEFEERRVIRVQGVKCHTHRSSSTHKRSKSDSDNTGREDKFGSSPKQLCSKLDMGKTKDYIGIKKRSLPDAEVQHSLKQEILQLEKRLLGQFKTRCALEKALGCSSSAVLCSNDTWMPKTTKELIREIALLELEVMYLEQYLLSLYRKAFSHQIAPLSADSAHKETMPQSSQSEMFQDDDDSTQEASSEKEGPGAQFHQIREAYESICKEKNAGADVRLGHSSVSQRATRSARISPTEESIARALRSSHSQPLAFPKEEKNHASSVISLADYLGANIADHVPETPNKLSEDMVRCMCAIYCRLAEPPLVCHGPPSSPVSSLSSITELSVLDTPIHRREPLLDYSRLIHPFQVEGLREFSGPYASMVEVPSISRDPQRVKDVEDMLQNYKSILQRLRKVNPRKMKHEEKLAFWINIHNALMMHAYVEYGIPQNNVKKASLLIKASCNIGGGSVNAAIIQGSILSCRTHCPAQWLQSLLFPRLRNKAGDRWQGYTIEQQEPLLHFALCSGNHSDPAVRVYTPKRLYQQLEAAKEEFIRATVRIRKEHKIVMPKVVDMYAKDMKLSSQALLDMVHHHLCETLRKSMQGFPQARSGKIIDWEPHNFSFRFLLSKELAFA, from the exons ATGGAATTTGAGGAAAGGCGTGTGATCCGAGTTCAGGGTGTGAAATGCCACACTCACAGGTCTTCTTCGACGCACAAGCGATCCAAGAG TGATTCCGACAACACAGGCAGGGAAGATAAATTCGGTTCATCACCTAAACAACTTTGTTCTAAGCTG GATATGGGAAAGACTAAGGACTACATTGGAATCAAGAAGAGATCATTACCGGACGCTGAGGTCCAACACTCATTGAAGCAAGAG ATTCTGCAGCTTGAGAAGCGGCTGTTGGGTCAATTCAAAACGCGATGTGCACTAGAAAAAGCATTGGGATGTAGCTCATCTGCAGTTCTCTGTTCCAATGATACTTGGATGCCAAAG ACTACCAAAGAGCTGATAAGGGAGATTGCATTGTTGGAGTTGGAGGTCATGTACCTGGAGCAGTATCTACTGTCACTCTATCGAAAAGCTTTCAGCCACCAAATTGCTCCGTTGTCTGCTGATAGTGCACACAAAGAGACGATGCCACAGAGTTCCCAGTCGGAGATGTTTCAAGATGATGACGATTCAACACAGGAAGCCTCATCTGAGAAAGAAGGGCCAGGAGCTCAGTTTCATCAGATACGTGAAGCCTATGAATCCATCTGCAAGGAGAAGAATGCTGGTGCAGACGTTCGACTCGGTCATTCCTCGGTCTCGCAACGAGCAACTCGTTCCGCGAGAATATCACCTACGGAAGAGAGCATTGCGAGAGCTCTTCGCTCCAGCCATTCTCAACCCCTGGCATTTCCCAAG GAAGAGAAGAATCATGCTTCGAGTGTGATCAGCCTAGCGGACTATCTCGGTGCTAATATAGCTGATCATGTCCCGGAAACCCCCAATAAGCTCTCAGAAGACATGGTGAGATGCATGTGTGCCATATATTGCAGACTTGCAGAGCCTCCTTTGGTTTGCCATGGCCCTCCATCGTCTCCTGTTTCATCCCTCTCATCAATCACTGAGCTTTCTGTTCTTGACACTCCCATCCATAGAAGAGAACCTCTTCTTGACTACTCTCGCTTGATTCATCCTTTCCAAGTCGAAGGACTAAGAGAATTCAGCGGACCGTATGCTTCCATGGTTGAGGTTCCTTCGATCAGCAGGGACCCTCAGAGGGTGAAAGATGTGGAAGACATGCTACAAAACTACAA GTCAATTCTTCAGCGACTGCGAAAGGTCAATCCAAGGAAGATGAAGCACGAGGAGAAGCTTGCGTTTTGGATAAACATACATAATGCCTTGATGATGCAT GCATATGTAGAATATGGGATTCCACAGAACAATGTGAAGAAGGCATCACTGCTCATCAAG GCAAGCTGTAACATCGGTGGTGGCTCAGTAAATGCTGCCATCATACAGGGTTCTATTCTTTCTTGCCGCACACATTGCCCTGCTCAG TGGCTTCAATCGTTGCTGTTCCCAAGGTTAAGAAACAAGGCTGGAGATCGCTGGCAAGGATACACCATCGAGCAACAAGAACCTCTTCTTCATTTTGCACTTTGCTCAGGAAACCATTCTGATCCTGCG GTCCGAGTGTACACCCCCAAGAGACTGTATCAGCAGCTGGAAGCTGCAAAAGAGGAGTTCATTCGTGCCACCGTGAGGATTCGGAAGGAACACAAGATCGTCATGCCCAAGGTTGTGGACATGTACGCCAAGGACATGAAGCTAAGCTCACAGGCACTGCTTGACATGGTTCACCATCATCTTTGTGAGACACTCAGGAAATCCATGCAAGGGTTCCCACAAGCCAGGTCAGGAAAGATCATTGACTGGGAGCCTCATAACTTTAGTTTCAGATTTCTTCTGTCAAAAGAACTTGCATTTGCTTAA
- the LOC135642529 gene encoding protein JINGUBANG-like, with the protein MGARKEATCIPSFSTKLLHLLHSDAIVPSEEELRWVGSDAAACYVTRPWTSSYNISLWNPAAASPLVGSPWTKQLRADPHVTGLVGSLVRREGHVYSLAAAGGLLYTGSESRNIRVWKGRQELSSFRSSSGFVKAIVVAGDRIFTSHQDGKIRVWRSSSKDPSVHKRVMTLPTLGDFLRSSMNPSRYVEQRRHHSSLWLRHLDTISCLSLDEDAGVLYSGSWDKTVKVWRISDCKCLESFNAHDDAVNAVATGFDGLVFTGSADGTVKAWRREVAAGVKDGIGGATRHVSAQTLLQQEGAVTALAVVAAVGTVYCGSSDGVVLYWQREGGGGPLARGGALRGHGMAVLCLAAAGTILASGSADRTIRVWRREEGGGAHVVVATLVGHAAPIKCVAVEADAEEDRGDRRQYVVYSGSLDNSVKIWRVG; encoded by the coding sequence ATGGGGGCTCGAAAGGAAGCTACTTGTATCCCGTCGTTCTCCACCAAACTCCTCCACCTCCTACACTCCGACGCCATTGTCCCGTCGGAGGAAGAGCTCCGCTGGGTCGGAAGTGACGCCGCCGCCTGCTACGTAACGAGACCCTGGACATCGTCTTACAATATCTCTCTGTGGAACCCTGCGGCCGCCTCCCCGTTAGTCGGGTCCCCATGGACGAAGCAGCTTCGCGCCGATCCCCACGTCACTGGTCTTGTGGGCTCCCTCGTCCGCCGGGAGGGCCACGTCTACTCCCTCGCCGCCGCCGGGGGCCTCCTCTATACCGGATCGGAGAGCCGGAACATCCGGGTTTGGAAAGGCCGGCAAGAATTATCTAGCTTCAGGTCCAGCAGCGGCTTCGTCAAGGCCATAGTCGTCGCTGGGGACAGAATCTTCACTAGCCACCAAGACGGCAAGATCCGGGTCTGGAGGAGCTCCTCAAAGGATCCCTCGGTCCATAAGCGAGTCATGACTCTCCCTACTCTTGGGGACTTTCTTAGGAGCTCCATGAACCCGTCCAGATACGTGGAACAGAGGCGGCACCACAGCTCCCTTTGGCTCCGCCATTTAGACACCATCTCGTGCCTCAGCCTCGACGAGGACGCCGGGGTGCTCTACTCCGGCTCCTGGGACAAGACCGTCAAGGTGTGGCGGATATCGGACTGCAAATGCCTCGAATCCTTCAACGCGCACGATGACGCCGTCAACGCAGTGGCCACCGGGTTCGACGGCTTGGTGTTCACAGGGTCGGCGGATGGGACGGTGAAGGCATGGCGGCGGGAGGTAGCCGCGGGGGTAAAAGACGGCATCGGTGGCGCCACCAGGCACGTCTCTGCTCAGACGCTGCTCCAACAGGAGGGTGCAGTGACCGCCTTGGCGGTGGTGGCAGCGGTGGGGACCGTGTACTGCGGGTCGTCGGACGGGGTGGTGCTCTACTGGCAGCGGGAGGGGGGCGGAGGGCCACTCGCGCGCGGCGGGGCGCTGCGCGGCCACGGGATGGCGGTGTTGTGTCTCGCCGCCGCTGGGACCATTCTGGCCAGCGGATCGGCGGACAGGACCATCCGAGTGTggcggagggaggagggaggcggTGCGCACGTGGTCGTAGCCACCCTCGTCGGCCACGCGGCGCCCATCAAGTGCGTGGCTGTGGAGGCGGATGCGGAGGAGGACCGGGGTGATAGGCGACAGTACGTGGTGTACAGCGGGAGCTTGGACAATTCGGTGAAGATATGGCGGGTGGGTTAG
- the LOC135642407 gene encoding uncharacterized protein LOC135642407 isoform X2 — MEFEERRVIRVQGVKCHTHRSSSTHKRSKSDSDNTGREDKFGSSPKQLCSKLDMGKTKDYIGIKKRSLPDAEVQHSLKQEILQLEKRLLGQFKTRCALEKALGCSSSAVLCSNDTWMPKTTKELIREIALLELEVMYLEQYLLSLYRKAFSHQIAPLSADSAHKETMPQSSQSEMFQDDDDSTQEASSEKEGPGAQFHQIREAYESICKEKNAGADVRLGHSSVSQRATRSARISPTEESIARALRSSHSQPLAFPKEEKNHASSVISLADYLGANIADHVPETPNKLSEDMVRCMCAIYCRLAEPPLVCHGPPSSPVSSLSSITELSVLDTPIHRREPLLDYSRLIHPFQVEGLREFSGPYASMVEVPSISRDPQRVKDVEDMLQNYKSILQRLRKVNPRKMKHEEKLAFWINIHNALMMHAYVEYGIPQNNVKKASLLIKASCNIGGGSVNAAIIQGSILSCRTHCPAQWLQSLLFPRLRNKAGDRWQGYTIEQQEPLLHFALCSGNHSDPAMLFFRSECTPPRDCISSWKLQKRSSFVPP, encoded by the exons ATGGAATTTGAGGAAAGGCGTGTGATCCGAGTTCAGGGTGTGAAATGCCACACTCACAGGTCTTCTTCGACGCACAAGCGATCCAAGAG TGATTCCGACAACACAGGCAGGGAAGATAAATTCGGTTCATCACCTAAACAACTTTGTTCTAAGCTG GATATGGGAAAGACTAAGGACTACATTGGAATCAAGAAGAGATCATTACCGGACGCTGAGGTCCAACACTCATTGAAGCAAGAG ATTCTGCAGCTTGAGAAGCGGCTGTTGGGTCAATTCAAAACGCGATGTGCACTAGAAAAAGCATTGGGATGTAGCTCATCTGCAGTTCTCTGTTCCAATGATACTTGGATGCCAAAG ACTACCAAAGAGCTGATAAGGGAGATTGCATTGTTGGAGTTGGAGGTCATGTACCTGGAGCAGTATCTACTGTCACTCTATCGAAAAGCTTTCAGCCACCAAATTGCTCCGTTGTCTGCTGATAGTGCACACAAAGAGACGATGCCACAGAGTTCCCAGTCGGAGATGTTTCAAGATGATGACGATTCAACACAGGAAGCCTCATCTGAGAAAGAAGGGCCAGGAGCTCAGTTTCATCAGATACGTGAAGCCTATGAATCCATCTGCAAGGAGAAGAATGCTGGTGCAGACGTTCGACTCGGTCATTCCTCGGTCTCGCAACGAGCAACTCGTTCCGCGAGAATATCACCTACGGAAGAGAGCATTGCGAGAGCTCTTCGCTCCAGCCATTCTCAACCCCTGGCATTTCCCAAG GAAGAGAAGAATCATGCTTCGAGTGTGATCAGCCTAGCGGACTATCTCGGTGCTAATATAGCTGATCATGTCCCGGAAACCCCCAATAAGCTCTCAGAAGACATGGTGAGATGCATGTGTGCCATATATTGCAGACTTGCAGAGCCTCCTTTGGTTTGCCATGGCCCTCCATCGTCTCCTGTTTCATCCCTCTCATCAATCACTGAGCTTTCTGTTCTTGACACTCCCATCCATAGAAGAGAACCTCTTCTTGACTACTCTCGCTTGATTCATCCTTTCCAAGTCGAAGGACTAAGAGAATTCAGCGGACCGTATGCTTCCATGGTTGAGGTTCCTTCGATCAGCAGGGACCCTCAGAGGGTGAAAGATGTGGAAGACATGCTACAAAACTACAA GTCAATTCTTCAGCGACTGCGAAAGGTCAATCCAAGGAAGATGAAGCACGAGGAGAAGCTTGCGTTTTGGATAAACATACATAATGCCTTGATGATGCAT GCATATGTAGAATATGGGATTCCACAGAACAATGTGAAGAAGGCATCACTGCTCATCAAG GCAAGCTGTAACATCGGTGGTGGCTCAGTAAATGCTGCCATCATACAGGGTTCTATTCTTTCTTGCCGCACACATTGCCCTGCTCAG TGGCTTCAATCGTTGCTGTTCCCAAGGTTAAGAAACAAGGCTGGAGATCGCTGGCAAGGATACACCATCGAGCAACAAGAACCTCTTCTTCATTTTGCACTTTGCTCAGGAAACCATTCTGATCCTGCG ATGCTGTTCTTTAGGTCCGAGTGTACACCCCCAAGAGACTGTATCAGCAGCTGGAAGCTGCAAAAGAGGAGTTCATTCGTGCCACCGTGA